The DNA window AAGCGGGTCATTGCCATTGCCGAAGAGATCATCCGCCGCAAGGTGAAGATGGCATGGGGCTTCAAGGCCATCGTGAATGCCACCACCCGCGAGATGCTCGAGAAGGCGAAGGAAGCAGGGTGCGTCAAGGCTCACTTCGGCGTTGAGACCGGCACGGAAGAGGGGCTGGCAAGCCTGGGCAAGACCTTCATCAAGCTCGAGGACAGCCGCAAGGTCTTCAAGTGGTGCAAGGAGCTCGGCCTCAAGTCGTGCGCCTACATCATGATCGGCATCCCGTGGGAGAAGACCCGCGACGACATTCAGCGCACTGTCGACTTCATCCACGAGATCGACCCCACGTTCGTGGTGTACGCGCTCATGAGCCCCTACCCCGGCACGCCGCTGTGGAAGAAGGGTTCGGAGCTCGGGCTGTGGCAGGCAGATGCCTGGGACCGTTTCATGATCAACCCCACGGCGGAGGGTCGGGACCTTCCCACCGTCTGGACCGAGCACTTCACCAAGGAGCAGCTCTTCGACGTCTTCAAGGATCTCAACCGCGAGTTCTACTTCAATCCCAGCAAGATCTTGAAGACGCTGCTCGACATCCAGTCGATGGCCGAGCTGAAGCGCATCTTCTTCGGCGGACTCGGCATTCTGCGGCTGCAGTTCCTCAAGGCCCAGGGCAGCATCTGATCTGCCCCACGGCGAACAGAGGGGCGCTCAGTCGAGCAGAATGGCGCGCGCCCGCTCGACTGCCAGAACCTCTTCTGCTGCCCAGACAGGGTCGTCGTCGATGCGTCTCGCGGGGCGCCGCTCGATCTCTTCGATGAACGCGGTGAGGGCTTCTCTGGTGAACATGCCTCGCACCGCCGCAGCGAATGCCGGGAGCTCATCAGCGAACTCGGCGTGACGTCGCGCTTCTCGAATGAACTGGAGAAGCTTCTCGCCCACCAGGTAGTCGAGGGCCTGGCGCTGACCGAAGTTGCGCTCGATGGTTCGGGCCGCCGCGCACTGCTCGGGCCAGAGCCGATTCAGCTCGTTCATGAGCGTGTGCTCATCCTCCGATGCACGACATGGTGCGCTCTGGCTGCTCGAAATCGCTCTCGTTGATCCGGTGGCCGGCCTCCTTGCGGAGCACGATGGAGAGCAGGCGCTGGCGCAGTGCGTCGTCGGATGCGCCGCCGCGCATGAAGGCCTTGAGGTCGTGCTCGGCCGTGGAGAAGAGGCACGTGCGCACCTGACCGTCGGCGGTGATGCGAATGCGGTTGCAGCGACCGCAGAAGGCTTGAGTGACAGGGGCGATGACGCCGATCTCAACCTCGGGTCGCTCGGCGAAGCGGTAGCGCAACGCGGTCTCAGACGGGGTGCGGCGTTCGACGGGAACAAGTCGGTGGCGCGCTGAGATGCGTTCCACGATCTCGCGCCCGCTCACCATCTTCGAGCGGTCCCAGGCGCGCCCGCTGTCGAGGGGCATGAACTCGATGAAGCGCATGGTGTGCCCCGTGGTCAGGGCGAAGTCGGCGAAGTCAGTCACCTCATCGTCGTTCTCTCCGCGGATGACCACGCTGTTGATCTTCAGCGGTGCAAAGCCGGCACGCACGGCGACTTCGAGGGATTCGAGAACGCGGCTCAGCGCGTCGACCCCGGTCATGCGGCGGAAGCGGTCGGGGCGAAGCGAATCGAGGGAGATGTTCAGGCGGTGGATGCCCGCGGCCTTGAGCGCGTCGATGTGACGGGCGAGGAACCAGCCGTTGGTCGTGAGGGCGAGGTCGCGCACACCGGGCACCGCGGAGATCATGCCCAGCAGCTGGGGCGCGTCACGCCGCAGCAGCGGTTCCCCGCCGGTCACACGTACCTTCTCGACCCCCAGCGAGGTCAGCACCGTCACCAGGCGCGTGATCTCCTCAAAGGAGAGGATCTCGTCGTGGGGGCGAGGGGTGACGCCTTCGGGGAGACAGTAGGTGCAACGGAAGTTGCATCGGTCGGTGATGGAGATGCGCAGATCGCGGATCACGCGACCGAACTTGTCAACCAGGCTGCTCAACCGGAACCCTCCTCGGAACGCGCCGCTCAGTCGGGCAGGCGCTGTGTCTCACGCGCCGCATGCATCGACGGCGGTGGAGCGCCGGTGGTTCGTGACACCATGACTTCGCAGGTTGCCCGTCGCAGAAGGGTATCTGCCACGTCTATGGGCGCGCCGCTCCCCTCGCCTCCTGGCAGTCCCAGCACAATGATGTCGGCTTTCAGGCTCGAGGCCGCGTCGAGGAGCGTCTGGGAGTACTCACGGCCTCGTTGGATGTAGGGCTTGGCCGTGAGCCCTTCCTTGCGCACGAGCTCCTCGGCTCGGTCGATGAGTGTCTGGGCCTGCAGCTCGCGATCGCCCTGGGGGGCGTTCAGCGCCAGGCTGCGGGGAACCTCGAGGACGCACACCAGGTAGATGACGGCCTGCCTCTCACGTGCGACGACGCACGCCTGATGGATGCACGACACGCAGTCCTGCCCCTCCAGCAGCGGTACCATGACCACGGGGGCCTGCTTGTCGTCGGGACCTTTCGAGAGCAACCCCAGCTTGAGCGAGGCGCGCGCCTCGTCCATGGACTTGGCCACGGCAAGCGACGAGCGAACCCCTGGGGCTTGACGCACCATCTCCCAGACGTTGGGGGGGATGTGGACCAGGATGATGCGTGCTTTCACCCGCTCGATGTCATCGACGGCCACCTTGAAGGTCTTCACCCCTTCGAGCGTGCACTGGGTGATGCCGCTGCAGTCGATGATGATGCCCTCGGGGTGCTCTTTCAGCAGCAGGTTGCTTGCGGCCTTGATGGTGAGCCAGTGGTTCTGCATCAGCGAGCCGGACAGGGAGATGACGTCTCCCTTCGCTTCGACGATCATGATTGGCCGTTCTCTTTCGTTCGAAAGCCCTTTCCGATAAGGGCGCGCGTGGGTTGCTCTTCCCGTCTGCCAGGGCAATTCCTCTTTCTCGCTTGACAGCAGGGTCTGCGGCTGCGACAGCGCATCTCGCCCTGATTTCCGGAAAAAAGGATGCGTGCCGGGAACTTCTCGAAGGCTTTCGAGTGTCATGCTTGTGGAACCGTCGTACGGGCATAAGGTCTTTGTCACGCCTGCGCGTTGCAAAGCCCGTCCCCCGTGCGCCCGTGCAGAGATACCGGAAGGCACCTCTCCGATGCGTCCGCCGGTCATATGGGTTCGAGCGGCTCTCCGCCTTGTCGGGTGGTCAGCGGCGCCGTGTCGAGCATACCCCGAAGGAGCTGAGGCAGTACGATTGCAGTCGTGTCCAGGCTGATGGAGCGAAAGCCCCCCATGACGGCCTTTGCTGAGGGCGAGGTAGAGTCCGGTCTCGAATTCGAGACCGTCTACCGCGACCATGCCGATTACGTGTACAACCTTGCGTTTCGGCTGAGTGGCGCGCCTGGCGATGCCGATGACCTTCTGCAGGAGACCTTCATCCGCGTTTATCGCTACCTGACCGGGTATGCGGGAGGGTCGGTGCGGGGCTGGCTGCGCCGTATCGTGGTGAACCTCTTTCTCACGAACTGCAAGATCCGCAGCCGTCAGCTGCACGTGTCTCTCGATCAGACCGAAGACGAAGGGCGCATGCGCCGCGTCGATGAGGCGCTGCTCGATCACAGCGGCGACCCGGGCTGGCGCGTGGAGCAGGTCTCGCTCGATGATCGTGTGCAGGCCTCTCTCGACGCGCTGCCGGGAGAGTATCGGGCGGCGCTCGTCCTGCGGGAGCTTGAAGATCTCCGCTACGACGAGATTGCGGCCATGCTCGGGGTTCCCATCGGAACGGTGCGCTCGCGAATCGCGCGAGCGCGTGCCGCGCTGCGCGAGCAGCTGGGAGAATGCACATGAGATCCATCGCGGGTCGATGGAAAGGAAGTCTACGAACATGACCTGTGCAGATTACAGGCAGTGGCTGTCGATTGATATGGACGGCGAGCTGGGCCCCCGTGACGGCCTGTTGCTGGCCGAGCATCTGGAGGCATGCGCATCGTGCCGTCAGGTGCGGGAAGACTATCAGGTGAATCGTCTGCTGATGCGCACGGTGGAGCCCAAGAAGGCACCCGCAGACGCATTCGCGCGAATCCAGGCACGTCTTGCGACAGGTCCGGCCCGGGTCGCGTCGACCCCGGCACCGGTGCGGCAGGGGTCGTCTCGAACCACGTGGGGTCGCGCAGCGGCGGTACGAACGCTTCGTCTTGCGGCCTCGTTGGCCGTCGTGTGCGTGGGGGCGCTGGCGTGGCTCGGTGCGACCGACCCGGATGTGCCCGCCCCGGTCCAGGTTCCTCGTCAGGTCTCTGTGCAGCCTCGCACGCTCATGCGCGGGCACGCCCATCTGCAGGCGGTGAACCCCATGGCTGACCGTGCCGCGTGGCGCTATCTGGCCCTCGAAGACGAGGGGCTCTCGCCGGTGGCTGACGAAGAGGAGGACGGCGCCAGCCCGTTCGACTCCATT is part of the Pseudomonadota bacterium genome and encodes:
- the moaA gene encoding GTP 3',8-cyclase MoaA, giving the protein MVDKFGRVIRDLRISITDRCNFRCTYCLPEGVTPRPHDEILSFEEITRLVTVLTSLGVEKVRVTGGEPLLRRDAPQLLGMISAVPGVRDLALTTNGWFLARHIDALKAAGIHRLNISLDSLRPDRFRRMTGVDALSRVLESLEVAVRAGFAPLKINSVVIRGENDDEVTDFADFALTTGHTMRFIEFMPLDSGRAWDRSKMVSGREIVERISARHRLVPVERRTPSETALRYRFAERPEVEIGVIAPVTQAFCGRCNRIRITADGQVRTCLFSTAEHDLKAFMRGGASDDALRQRLLSIVLRKEAGHRINESDFEQPERTMSCIGG
- a CDS encoding universal stress protein, translating into MFVDFLSIDPRWISCAFSQLLAQRGTRSRDSRAHRSDGNPEHGRNLVVAEIFKLPQDERRPILSRQRVERGLHTIIERDLLHAPARVAAVIEQRLIDAAHAPFVFGLIERHVQLTAADLAVREKEVHHDTAQPAPHRPSRIPGQVAINADEGLLQKVIGIARRATQPKRKVVHVIGMVAVDGLEFETGLYLALSKGRHGGLSLHQPGHDCNRTASAPSGYARHGAADHPTRRRAARTHMTGGRIGEVPSGISARAHGGRALQRAGVTKTLCPYDGSTSMTLESLREVPGTHPFFRKSGRDALSQPQTLLSSEKEELPWQTGRATHARPYRKGLSNERERPIMIVEAKGDVISLSGSLMQNHWLTIKAASNLLLKEHPEGIIIDCSGITQCTLEGVKTFKVAVDDIERVKARIILVHIPPNVWEMVRQAPGVRSSLAVAKSMDEARASLKLGLLSKGPDDKQAPVVMVPLLEGQDCVSCIHQACVVARERQAVIYLVCVLEVPRSLALNAPQGDRELQAQTLIDRAEELVRKEGLTAKPYIQRGREYSQTLLDAASSLKADIIVLGLPGGEGSGAPIDVADTLLRRATCEVMVSRTTGAPPPSMHAARETQRLPD